In a single window of the Jiangella alba genome:
- a CDS encoding ABC transporter permease: MLLAQTLFEVRLLLRNGEQLLLTAAIPVVLLWLLTAAPVFDTGDYQRVDFLVPGVLALCVMSTAFTSLAIATGYERRYGALKRLAVSPLPRWTLLLAKALTVLVVEAFQVVLVGGLGLALGWRPSGSPLAVAVLLIAGTLAFAGLGLLMAGTLRAEATLAAANLVYLLLLVLGGVVIPLSGFPSGLQTVLELTPTGALADGLRSVLADGAGLPWGSVAVLAAWALAGLAAAARWFRWE, from the coding sequence ATGCTGCTGGCCCAGACGCTGTTCGAGGTCCGGCTGCTGCTGCGCAACGGCGAGCAGCTGCTGCTGACCGCCGCCATCCCCGTCGTGCTGTTGTGGCTGCTGACCGCCGCGCCGGTGTTCGACACGGGCGACTACCAGCGGGTCGACTTCCTCGTGCCGGGCGTGCTGGCGCTGTGCGTGATGTCGACGGCGTTCACGTCGCTGGCCATCGCGACCGGGTACGAGCGCCGCTACGGCGCGCTGAAGCGCCTGGCTGTGTCGCCGCTCCCCCGCTGGACGTTGCTGCTGGCCAAGGCGCTGACCGTGCTGGTGGTCGAGGCGTTCCAGGTGGTGCTGGTCGGCGGGCTGGGGCTGGCGCTGGGCTGGCGGCCGTCGGGATCGCCGCTGGCCGTGGCCGTGCTGCTGATCGCCGGGACGCTGGCGTTCGCCGGGCTCGGCCTGCTGATGGCCGGCACGCTTCGAGCCGAGGCCACGCTCGCCGCGGCGAACCTCGTCTATCTGTTGCTTCTGGTGCTGGGCGGCGTGGTGATCCCGTTGTCCGGCTTCCCGTCCGGCCTGCAGACGGTGCTGGAGCTCACGCCGACCGGCGCCCTGGCCGACGGGCTGCGGTCGGTCCTGGCCGACGGCGCCGGTTTGCCGTGGGGATCGGTCGCCGTGCTGGCGGCCTGGGCACTGGCCGGCCTCGCCGCGGCGGCTCGCTGGTTCCGTTGGGAGTGA